A genomic window from Scophthalmus maximus strain ysfricsl-2021 chromosome 17, ASM2237912v1, whole genome shotgun sequence includes:
- the gps1 gene encoding COP9 signalosome complex subunit 1: MLTSASCVYPVTVKTLKSEQNKMPLPVQVFNFQGSVEPMQIDADPQDDQQNAPDTNYIVENPTLDLEQYATSYSGLMRIERLQFIAEHCPQLRVEALKMALTFVQRTFNVDTYEEIHRKLTEATREVQGVQDTVPEGGVVPPPLDSAWAESTRKKALLKLEKLDTDLKNYKGNSIKESIRRGHDDLGDHYLDCGDLSNALKCYSRARDYCTSAKHVINMCLNVIKVSVYLQNWSHVLSYVNKAESTPEIAEQRGERDSQNQAVLTKLKCAAGLAELASRKYKPAAKCFLQASFDHCDCPELLSPSNVAVYGGLCALATFDRQELQRNVISSSSFKLFLELEPQIRDIIFKFYESKYASCLKLLDEMKDNLLLDMYLAPHVKTLYSQIRNRALIQYFSPYVSADMTKMAQAFNTTVAALEDELTQLILEGLINARIDSHSKILYARDVDQRSTTFEKSLHMGKEFQRRAKAMILRAAVLRNQIHVKSPPREGSQGELTPANSQTRMSTNM, encoded by the exons ATGCTAACTTCAGCGTCGTGTGTATACCCTGTGACGGTAAAGACGCTGAAGTCAGAACAGAATAAGATGCCTTTGCCTGTCCAAGTGTTTAACTTTCAG GGGTCTGTGGAGCCCATGCAGATCGATGCCGACCCCCAGGATGACCAGCAGAATGCTCCAGACACCAACTACATAGTGGAGAACCCAACACTG GACCTGGAGCAATATGCGACCAGCTACAGTGGATTAATGCGCATTGAGAGGCTTCAGTTCATTGCTGAGCACTGTCCTCAGCTCCGGGTGGAAGCCCTGAAGATGGCCCTCACCTTCGTCCAGAGGACCTTCAACGTTGACACTTATGAGGAGATCCACCGCAAACTCACCGAGGCCACGCG AGAAGTACAAGGTGTGCAGGACACAGTGCCTGAAGGCGGggttgttcctcctcccctggaCTCGGCATGGGCTGAGTCCACCAGGAAAAAGGCCCTGCTCAAACTGGAGAAGCTGGATACAGATCTCAAGAACTACAAGGGAAACTCCATCAAAGAGAGCATCAG GAGGGGCCATGATGACTTGGGGGACCATTACCTGGACTGTGGTGACCTCAGTAACGCCCTCAAGTGCTATTCCCGAGCCAGAGACTACTGCACCAGTGCTAAGCATGTCATTAACATGTGTCTGAATGTCATCAAG GTTAGTGTTTACCTCCAGAACTGGTCCCATGTTCTGAGCTATGTCAACAAGGCAGAATCCACGCCAGAGATAGCAGAG caAAGAGGAGAGCGAGATAGCCAGAATCAAGCAGTCCTCACCAAATTAAAGTGTGCTGCAG GCCTTGCAGAATTGGCGTCCAGAAAATATAAACCAGCTGCCAAGTGCTTCCTCCAGGCGTCCTTTGACCACTGTGACTGTCCAGAG CTTCTGTCACCCAGTAATGTAGCTGTATATGGGGGTTTGTGTGCTTTGGCCACATTTGACAGACAGGAGCTCCAGCGTAACGTCATCTCCAGCAG CTCCTTTAAGTTATTTCTAGAGTTGGAACCTCAAATCCGTGACATCATCTTCAAGTTCTATGAGTCCAAGTACGCGTCTTGTCTCAAGCTACTGGATGAAATGAAG GATAACCTCCTTCTGGACATGTACCTGGCCCCGCATGTCAAGACCCTCTACAGCCAGATCAGGAACAGAGCCCTCAtccag TATTTCAGCCCGTACGTGTCAGCAGACATGACTAAGATGGCTCAGGCCTTCAACACCACAGTAGCAGCTCTGGAGGACGAGCTGACCCAGCTCATACTGGAGGGGCTCATCAACGCACGGATTGACTCCCACAGCAAG ATTCTGTATGCGAGGGACGTGGACCAGAGGAGCACCACATTTGAGAAGTCACTCCACATGGGCAAAGAGTTCCAGAGAAGAGCCAAAGCCATGATCCTCCGAGCTGCTGTACTGCGCAACCAGATCCAcgtcaag TCTCCACCCAGAGAGGGCAGCCAGGGTGAACTGACACCAGCCAACAGCCAGACTAGGATGAGCACCAACATGTGA